One Fusobacterium ulcerans DNA segment encodes these proteins:
- the glgD gene encoding glucose-1-phosphate adenylyltransferase subunit GlgD encodes MLNNYMAIIFLAESLDNIRSLTKMRPLASVPVGGTYRIIDFALSNLVNAGIRNVGIFGGNDDMNSLTDHIGRGTEWDLDRKKDGIFIFKQMADSTYSTNIKRVKKNMEYFFRSKQQNVVVLSSHMVCNIDIADVVKKHEESGKDVTLVYKKVDNANERFDNCDSVKVGENGEILGIGQNLFFKKDENISMEAFVLKKELLIKLICDGIQDGAYYTVKDLISRNIARLSINGYEFKGYLACINSTKEYFDFNMDLLNKETREDIFNKDGRKVYTKTKDTPPSMFKEKAEIVNSVIANGCILGGKVKNSILARGATVEEGAIVEDSILLQDSVVKSGAVLKNIIVDKNNVIKCNERLSASRNYPLVIEKSIKWDKEHYRDLLEYLKGKGRD; translated from the coding sequence ATGCTAAATAATTATATGGCTATAATATTTTTAGCCGAATCTCTAGATAATATCAGATCTCTTACTAAAATGAGACCTCTGGCATCTGTTCCAGTAGGAGGAACTTACAGAATAATAGATTTTGCTTTATCAAATCTGGTTAATGCAGGAATAAGAAACGTTGGTATTTTTGGTGGAAATGATGATATGAACTCACTTACTGACCATATTGGAAGAGGTACTGAGTGGGATTTAGATAGAAAAAAAGATGGTATATTTATTTTTAAACAAATGGCTGATTCTACATATTCAACTAATATAAAAAGAGTTAAAAAGAATATGGAATATTTCTTCCGCAGCAAACAGCAAAATGTAGTTGTTTTAAGCTCTCATATGGTATGCAACATTGATATTGCTGATGTTGTAAAAAAACATGAGGAAAGCGGAAAAGATGTTACTCTGGTATACAAAAAAGTTGATAATGCAAATGAAAGATTTGATAATTGTGACAGTGTAAAAGTTGGAGAAAATGGAGAAATATTAGGAATCGGACAAAATCTTTTCTTTAAAAAGGATGAAAATATTTCTATGGAAGCTTTCGTTCTGAAGAAAGAACTTCTAATAAAGCTGATCTGTGATGGAATACAAGATGGGGCTTACTATACAGTAAAAGACCTTATCTCTAGAAACATTGCCAGATTGAGTATCAATGGATATGAATTCAAAGGATATTTAGCTTGTATCAACTCAACTAAAGAATACTTTGACTTCAACATGGATCTTCTAAATAAAGAAACTAGAGAAGATATCTTTAATAAAGATGGAAGAAAAGTTTACACTAAAACAAAAGATACCCCTCCATCAATGTTTAAAGAAAAAGCTGAAATAGTAAATTCCGTTATAGCTAATGGATGTATTTTAGGTGGAAAAGTTAAAAACTCTATTTTAGCTAGAGGAGCTACAGTTGAAGAGGGAGCTATAGTTGAAGACAGTATCCTTTTACAAGATAGTGTTGTCAAATCTGGAGCTGTATTGAAAAATATAATTGTAGATAAAAATAATGTAATCAAATGTAATGAAAGACTAAGTGCTTCTAGAAATTACCCTCTAGTTATTGAAAAGAGCATCAAATGGGATAAAGAACACTACAGAGATCTTTTAGAATACCTAAAAGGGAAGGGTAGAGACTAG
- a CDS encoding glycogen synthase: MKVLFAAGEAWPFVKTGGLGDVAYSLPKALKKEKIDVRVIMPKYSSIPDKYKEMMQHLGDKQIWVAHHNEYVGIDYCELDGVTYYFVDNERYFNRSKVYGEGDDCERFAFFAKAIIETFYITGFEPDIIHCNDWHTGLVPIYLKERGMYNIKTIFTIHNLRFQGFFYNDVIEKTLELDRGRYFVEDGIKYYDMISFLKGGVVYSDYITTVSDSYAEEIKTPELGEGLDGLFRKFDYKLNGIVNGIDGTVYKVPRKGKKRLKAELQESLGLNQDPDVPLVSIITRLDRQKGIDLIIDSFDRLMKLGIQFVLLGNGEPKYEDFFKWKERQYPGRVCSYIGFNQPLSMEIYSGSDMFLMPSIFEPCGLSQMIAMRYSCVPIVRETGGLKDTVTPYNEYTGEGDGFGFKNISSDELYQTLEYAISIYKDKDKWEKIVKSAKARDNNWNTSAKKYISLYNEITK; this comes from the coding sequence ATGAAAGTACTTTTTGCAGCAGGAGAAGCATGGCCTTTTGTGAAAACTGGAGGGCTTGGAGATGTAGCTTACTCTCTGCCAAAAGCATTAAAAAAAGAAAAAATAGATGTAAGAGTGATAATGCCTAAATATAGTTCTATTCCTGATAAGTATAAGGAAATGATGCAGCATTTAGGAGATAAGCAAATATGGGTAGCTCATCATAATGAGTATGTTGGAATAGATTATTGTGAACTTGATGGGGTAACTTACTATTTCGTTGATAACGAAAGATACTTCAACAGAAGTAAAGTCTATGGTGAAGGAGATGACTGTGAAAGATTTGCATTCTTTGCCAAAGCTATCATAGAAACTTTCTATATCACAGGTTTTGAACCAGATATAATTCACTGTAATGACTGGCACACTGGACTGGTACCCATCTACTTAAAAGAAAGAGGAATGTACAATATAAAAACTATCTTCACTATTCATAATCTGAGATTCCAAGGTTTCTTTTACAATGATGTCATAGAAAAAACTTTAGAGCTAGATAGAGGAAGATATTTTGTTGAAGATGGAATCAAGTATTATGATATGATTTCTTTCTTGAAAGGAGGAGTTGTGTATTCTGACTATATCACTACTGTTAGTGATTCATATGCAGAAGAAATCAAAACTCCTGAACTTGGTGAAGGTTTAGATGGACTATTCAGAAAATTTGATTACAAACTGAATGGTATAGTCAATGGAATAGATGGAACTGTGTATAAGGTTCCTAGAAAAGGAAAGAAAAGATTAAAGGCTGAACTTCAGGAAAGTTTAGGACTTAATCAGGACCCTGATGTTCCTTTAGTGTCTATCATTACTAGATTAGACAGACAAAAGGGAATAGATTTGATTATAGACAGCTTTGATAGATTGATGAAATTAGGTATCCAGTTTGTTCTTCTTGGAAATGGTGAGCCTAAATATGAAGATTTCTTTAAATGGAAAGAAAGACAATATCCTGGAAGAGTCTGCTCATATATTGGATTTAACCAGCCTTTATCTATGGAGATATACAGTGGGTCAGATATGTTTTTAATGCCTTCTATCTTTGAACCTTGCGGCCTTTCTCAAATGATTGCTATGAGATACAGCTGTGTCCCTATAGTCAGAGAAACAGGTGGTTTAAAAGATACAGTCACTCCTTACAATGAATATACTGGAGAAGGAGATGGATTTGGTTTTAAAAATATAAGCAGTGATGAATTATATCAAACTCTGGAATATGCAATTTCTATTTATAAAGATAAAGATAAGTGGGAAAAAATTGTAAAAAGTGCTAAAGCTAGAGATAATAACTGGAATACATCTGCTAAAAAATATATTTCACTTTATAACGAAATTACAAAATAG
- a CDS encoding lipopolysaccharide biosynthesis protein — translation MKKILKQNLKLNLIITLGTSISGFILNGYFSKYMGLETLGLMRLFTQIIAYLNLADMGIGMASAYALYRPLSERNQDQINIIIATINYFYKRVALVILLVGLLLNVMLHNFIKVNSYGHMLYIFWSLYVINTSISYLYAKYPILFTANQEFNKVRMIQGSGRIVFQILQIIFMIKTQSFLIFILIMILENLYLYIFYNYNYKINYKIDKVKIIDKNLIKDTKNLFWHKLAGVIVFNTDYIVLSKFVSLSIIGIYSSYLMIYQMLIILIGIITDALTPIMGKYVAENTKEDIYKKWNEIYIIYFYISTFLIICTYYLITPFIKLWLGEEYVLPKISVILILINLFIQMIRGVTDIFKTVSGFFDDIYAPFLEGILNLIFSLIMVQKMQLNGVIIGTLISNLVIILILKPILVFKRCFEQKGIKYLKTLMKYFSLSILSMISIDYFVSKVFKLSLNNINNWIIWFYKAISVGIISLIIVTIIFILNNDFRKILNKNRFKT, via the coding sequence ATGAAAAAAATTTTGAAGCAAAACTTGAAATTAAATTTGATAATTACATTAGGAACAAGTATATCTGGTTTTATTTTGAATGGTTATTTTAGTAAATATATGGGCTTAGAAACTCTTGGATTAATGAGATTATTTACCCAGATAATTGCATATTTAAATTTGGCTGATATGGGAATAGGTATGGCATCTGCATATGCATTGTATAGACCTCTATCAGAGAGAAATCAAGATCAAATAAATATAATTATAGCAACAATAAATTATTTTTATAAAAGAGTTGCTTTAGTAATATTATTAGTGGGTTTATTATTAAATGTGATGCTACATAATTTTATCAAAGTTAATAGTTATGGTCATATGTTATATATATTTTGGAGTTTGTATGTTATAAATACTTCAATTTCATATCTTTATGCAAAATATCCAATATTGTTTACTGCAAACCAAGAATTTAATAAAGTTAGAATGATACAAGGCTCAGGAAGAATTGTTTTTCAAATTTTACAAATAATTTTTATGATAAAAACTCAATCTTTTTTGATTTTTATTTTAATCATGATTTTAGAAAATTTATATCTTTATATTTTTTATAATTATAATTATAAAATTAACTATAAAATTGATAAAGTTAAAATAATTGATAAAAACTTAATTAAGGATACTAAAAATTTATTTTGGCATAAATTGGCAGGAGTAATAGTTTTTAATACAGATTATATAGTATTGTCTAAATTTGTTTCTTTAAGTATAATTGGTATATATTCAAGTTATTTAATGATATATCAAATGTTGATAATATTAATTGGAATAATTACTGATGCTTTAACTCCTATTATGGGAAAATATGTAGCTGAAAATACCAAAGAAGATATTTATAAAAAATGGAATGAAATATACATAATTTATTTTTATATATCAACTTTTTTAATTATTTGCACATATTATTTAATAACACCTTTTATAAAACTTTGGTTAGGCGAAGAATATGTGTTACCTAAGATAAGTGTAATTTTAATATTGATAAATCTTTTTATACAAATGATAAGAGGAGTAACCGATATCTTTAAAACTGTTTCTGGTTTTTTTGATGACATTTATGCTCCTTTTTTAGAAGGGATATTAAACTTAATATTTTCATTAATAATGGTTCAAAAAATGCAGTTGAATGGAGTTATAATTGGAACTTTAATTTCAAATTTAGTTATAATTTTAATTTTAAAACCTATATTAGTATTTAAAAGATGTTTTGAACAAAAGGGAATAAAATATTTAAAAACATTAATGAAATATTTTTCTTTATCTATACTGAGTATGATATCAATTGATTATTTTGTAAGTAAAGTATTTAAATTAAGTTTGAATAATATTAATAATTGGATAATTTGGTTTTATAAAGCTATAAGTGTTGGAATAATTTCATTAATAATTGTAACTATTATATTTATATTGAACAATGATTTTAGAAAAATTTTAAATAAAAATAGATTTAAAACATAA
- a CDS encoding glycosyltransferase, giving the protein MNKVLFIMDTLGSGGSQKILIECLNIFGTKYEVELLLINDYGIYRKYVKENIKIMNIFPKYKQIPLRELLFLNYSLKEKLLGIFFKGIFRRNIYLWYLKMKSNQILKGKEYKYIIGFQEGPSNFIAANLKLKSVKIGWLHSDINKLSKIQTKMEKNVYEKLEIIIAVSKSVKELAEKKYSFLFPKIKVLYNPINIKKIKEESKMQNKLYNEDDINILTIGRLSPEKGYLNLIEVISEVLKEYKNVKLYIIGKGEEMYKIETLIKKLKLEKKIYLLGFKENPYPYLKESNIYVSSSLYEGLPTTLIEAMIFNKMIVATKILGSCEVLENYKKKYFVSLDSKNDFVEKIKFAILNLKEKEKEDLDINKTFGDENFLEKFEKIIKIKG; this is encoded by the coding sequence ATGAATAAAGTACTTTTTATTATGGATACACTCGGGAGTGGAGGGAGTCAAAAGATATTAATAGAATGCTTGAATATTTTTGGAACAAAGTATGAAGTAGAGCTGCTATTGATTAATGATTATGGTATATATAGAAAATATGTTAAAGAAAATATAAAAATAATGAATATTTTTCCAAAATATAAACAAATTCCTTTAAGAGAACTTTTATTTTTAAATTATAGTTTGAAAGAAAAGTTGTTAGGCATATTTTTTAAAGGAATATTTAGAAGAAACATTTATTTGTGGTATTTAAAAATGAAGTCTAATCAAATTTTAAAAGGAAAAGAATATAAATATATAATTGGATTTCAAGAAGGACCATCTAATTTTATTGCAGCAAATCTAAAATTAAAATCTGTAAAAATAGGTTGGTTACATTCAGATATCAATAAATTAAGTAAAATTCAAACTAAAATGGAAAAAAATGTTTATGAAAAATTAGAAATAATTATAGCAGTATCTAAATCAGTAAAGGAATTAGCTGAAAAAAAATATTCCTTTCTTTTCCCTAAAATAAAAGTTTTATATAATCCAATAAATATAAAAAAAATAAAAGAAGAATCAAAAATGCAAAATAAATTATATAATGAAGATGATATAAATATTCTGACAATAGGAAGATTATCTCCAGAGAAAGGGTATTTAAACTTAATAGAGGTTATAAGTGAAGTTCTAAAAGAATATAAAAATGTAAAATTATATATAATTGGTAAAGGAGAAGAAATGTATAAAATAGAAACTTTAATAAAAAAATTAAAGTTAGAAAAGAAAATATATCTTTTAGGATTTAAAGAAAATCCTTATCCTTATTTAAAAGAATCAAATATATATGTATCCTCTTCTCTTTATGAAGGACTGCCAACAACGTTAATAGAAGCAATGATTTTTAATAAAATGATTGTTGCTACTAAAATTCTGGGAAGTTGTGAAGTTTTAGAAAATTATAAAAAAAAATATTTTGTCTCATTAGATTCAAAAAATGATTTTGTAGAAAAAATAAAATTTGCAATACTTAATCTAAAAGAGAAAGAAAAAGAAGATTTAGATATAAATAAAACATTTGGAGATGAAAACTTTTTAGAAAAATTTGAAAAAATTATTAAAATAAAAGGATAA
- the wzy gene encoding O-antigen polysaccharide polymerase Wzy — translation MKIKDLLNEIICIILFSIIYLFLLIVMPELKANETFLLMIYVYILYYSYKINNGISIIFFFILSFGVFNLSNIFFSKFSKQYWWNLEIFNYGYLNIETVIYTLKILIIAILGLYTGMTLYKNCKKKYVVKIKEDKIWEKVSQVIIYISFLPLLMRLILEIKIIKMIGYAGLYNGEFFNYSLPIWTKGWNILFFFSYYLFLASKPSHKNFLKCSFIFVIINLIQSLKGGRTILGINLLLILTYYIILFKKQVTKKMILIFIPLILFFQLISNMRSSINSSMSIVNSIIKFFKEQGGSVGIIGLNKLFIDKYLVNPTLMLFSPIRDYIVFLFENYDSKKQSLEVLLHTTNISAHLSYQINKEYYLLGFGVGGNYLAELYNFGGIIFIFFINVLLGYTFPNIEKSLLSSRFKLYMMIPIIKNLYISPRASFFPVLSEIIQFFLIYCVFLLFIKFLKSIMNKKIKKDIIENQ, via the coding sequence ATGAAAATAAAAGATTTGTTAAATGAAATTATTTGTATAATATTATTTTCTATTATTTATTTGTTTCTTCTTATAGTTATGCCTGAACTGAAGGCAAATGAAACTTTTTTATTAATGATATATGTATATATATTATATTATTCTTACAAAATAAATAATGGAATTTCAATAATTTTCTTTTTTATACTATCATTTGGAGTTTTTAATTTAAGCAATATATTTTTTTCAAAATTTTCAAAACAATATTGGTGGAATCTTGAAATCTTTAATTATGGCTATTTAAATATCGAAACAGTAATCTATACATTGAAAATATTAATTATTGCAATTTTAGGACTATATACAGGGATGACTTTATATAAAAATTGTAAAAAAAAATATGTTGTAAAAATAAAAGAAGATAAGATTTGGGAAAAAGTATCTCAAGTTATTATTTATATTTCATTTTTACCTTTGTTAATGAGGTTAATTTTAGAAATAAAAATTATAAAAATGATAGGTTATGCAGGTCTTTATAATGGAGAATTCTTTAATTATTCTTTACCAATTTGGACAAAAGGATGGAATATTTTATTTTTTTTTAGTTATTATTTATTTTTAGCCTCAAAACCGTCTCATAAGAACTTTTTAAAGTGTAGTTTTATTTTTGTTATTATAAATTTAATTCAAAGTCTTAAAGGTGGAAGAACAATTTTGGGTATAAATTTACTTCTTATCTTAACATATTATATTATCTTATTTAAGAAACAAGTAACTAAGAAAATGATATTAATATTTATTCCACTAATACTTTTTTTTCAGTTAATTTCTAATATGAGAAGTAGCATAAATTCAAGTATGAGTATAGTAAATTCTATAATTAAATTTTTTAAAGAGCAGGGGGGAAGTGTAGGAATAATAGGTTTAAATAAACTTTTTATTGATAAATATTTAGTAAATCCAACATTAATGCTATTTTCACCAATTAGAGACTATATAGTATTTTTGTTTGAAAACTATGATTCAAAAAAACAATCTTTAGAAGTACTATTACATACAACAAATATTTCAGCACATTTATCATATCAGATAAATAAAGAATACTATTTATTAGGATTTGGTGTAGGAGGAAATTATTTAGCAGAATTATATAATTTTGGAGGAATTATTTTTATATTTTTTATAAATGTTTTATTAGGTTATACCTTTCCAAATATAGAAAAAAGCCTTCTTTCATCAAGATTTAAACTATATATGATGATTCCTATTATAAAAAATTTATATATAAGTCCAAGAGCTTCTTTTTTCCCAGTATTATCAGAAATAATACAATTTTTTTTAATATATTGTGTTTTTTTATTGTTTATAAAATTTTTAAAATCTATTATGAATAAGAAAATTAAAAAAGATATTATAGAAAATCAATAA